In Bacteroidota bacterium, one DNA window encodes the following:
- the recO gene encoding DNA repair protein RecO, with amino-acid sequence MLATTESIVLSSLSYTDSSIIVKLYTKEFGFVSGYAKGIHGKKSKTKANIFQPASIIDVVYYSKENNSLKNIKEAKINFPYAEIPFHPIKSAIVFFSTEFFQKIIKESEPNFRLYDFVRFYFTSLDKRVNNYANFPILYLIKLSSYLGFSPFSNYSEETPIFNISEGMFVAENTQNRYLHLFADIETSLLLHQLLQKTFRDIKDADIPHTKRGVLIELLLNYYSVHTGISINLKSIDIIKSVLH; translated from the coding sequence ATGTTGGCCACCACAGAAAGTATTGTGTTATCTAGCCTTAGCTACACAGACAGTTCTATAATAGTAAAGCTATATACGAAAGAATTTGGTTTTGTTTCCGGTTACGCAAAGGGTATTCATGGAAAAAAGTCGAAAACAAAAGCAAATATTTTCCAGCCCGCATCAATAATTGATGTTGTTTATTATTCTAAGGAAAACAATTCGCTAAAAAACATTAAAGAGGCAAAGATTAATTTTCCTTATGCTGAAATCCCATTTCATCCTATTAAATCAGCTATCGTGTTTTTTAGCACCGAGTTTTTTCAAAAAATAATAAAGGAAAGCGAGCCTAATTTTAGACTATATGATTTTGTAAGATTTTACTTTACCTCACTTGATAAGCGCGTAAACAATTATGCCAACTTTCCCATTCTATATTTGATTAAACTTTCTTCTTATCTTGGATTTTCACCTTTTTCAAACTATTCGGAGGAAACCCCTATTTTTAATATAAGCGAGGGGATGTTTGTTGCAGAAAATACGCAGAACAGGTATTTACATCTTTTTGCAGATATTGAAACAAGTCTTCTTTTGCACCAACTATTACAAAAAACATTTCGAGATATAAAAGATGCCGATATTCCGCACACTAAGAGGGGCGTATTAATTGAGTTGTTGTTGAACTATTATTCTGTTCATACAGGTATAAGCATAAATCTAAAATCTATTGATATCATAAAGAGTGTGCTTCATTAG